The genomic stretch GATCGCCAATGATGTGCGGCTGATGGGGAGCGGCCCGCGCGCCGGGATCGCGGAGCTGATCCTGCCCGAGGACGGGCTTTCCAGCAGCATCATGCCCGGCAAGACCAACCCGACGCAGAGCGAGGCGCTGGCCATGGTCTGCGCCCAGGTGATGGGCAACCAGGTGACGGTGAGCATCGGCGCCAGCTCAGGCCATCTGGAGCTGAACACCTTCAAGCCCGTCATCATCCATGCCGTGCTGCAATCGGCGCTGCTGCTGGCGGATGCGGCCGAGAGCTTCGCCCGCAACATGGTGGAGAAGCTCGCGCCCAACCTGCCGCGCATCGCCGAGAACCTCGCGAAGTCGCTGATGCTGGCGACCGCACTCAACCCCCATATCGGCTATGACCGGGCGGTGGCCGTGGCAAAGCTCGCCCTGCATGAGGATCTGACGTTGCGTGAGGCGGCCTTGCGCCTGAACGCCGTCACTGAGGAGGAGTTCGACGCCTGGGTGCGGCCGGACGCCATGCTCCACCCGCAAGCCTGAGCATGCGGCACCTACGCAAGCGCAGCCTGCGCCTGGCGGGCCACGCCACCTCCATCGCACTGGAGCCGATCTTCTGGGCGGTGCTGGAAGGCGAAGCTGCACGCCGCGGCGCGACACTCGCGGCGCTGATCGCCGAGCAGGATGCGCTGCGCGCGGAAACCGGGGAGCCACTGGCCAGCCGGCTGCGCGTCTTTGCCGTCAGCACCGTGACCGCCGTACATGGCATGGACGGATCAGACGGGCCAGCATGACCTGCCGGGCATAATTGCGAACCGACGGCGATGCATCCGCCAGATCAGGCGGCATTCAAGCCGGAGGGGACCCGCTGGGGGGCCGTGATGCCGCAAGCCGATCCGGAAGCGGGGCCGCTCAGCCGTTGATGCGCCAGGCCTCGCCTTCCCGCCGCGCCAGGCCATCCTCTTCCAGCATGATGAGCTGTGCCAGCAGGCTGCGCCCCGCCGCCGTGACCAGCCTCGGATCGAGCGGCCCATAGACCTGCCCCACCAGCGCGGGGATCGCCATGGCCCCGCCCTCACGCAGCGCCGCGATGATGCGCGCTTCGCGCCGCTGGCGGTGCTCGGCCAGGCCATCCAGGAAGGGCATCGGGTCGGGCAGCTTCGGGCCGTGGCCGGGGAGGTAGAGGTGGTCCTGCCCTTCGCGCGCGCGCAGCTTGGCGAGGCTCGTCATGAAGTCGCGCATATTGCCGTCGGGCGGGCTGACCACGCTGGTGGACCAGCTCATCACATGATCCGCGCTGAACAGGATGCCCGTACCCTCCAGCGCAAAACACAGGTGGTTGCCGCAATGGCCGGGCGTGAAGATGGGCGTCACGCGCCAATCGCCGCCATCCAGCGGCACGCCGTCATGCAGCTTCACATCGGGCTGGAAATCGTGATCGCCGCTTTCCACGCCGGGCGTGGCATGCGGGCCGAATGCATGGGTCGCAGCGTCGGTTGCGGCCTGCAACGGGGCCGCACCCGGAGAATGGTCGCGATGCGTATGCGATACCAGGATATGCGTGATCCGCTCACCCTCGGTCGCGGCCAGGATGGCGGCCAGGTGATCCGCATCCACCGGCCCCGGATCGAGCACCGCGACCGAGGCGCCGCCGCCGATCAGATAGGTGTTGGTGCCACGAAAGGTGAAGGGGCCCGGGTTGTTGCACAGCACCCGCCGCACACCGGGCGCGATCTGCTCCACCGCGCCATGCACCAGCGTATCGTCGCGCCGAAAGGGGATGTTCAAGGCGTATTTCCTCGTTTTTGCGCGGCACGGATCATCTCTCGGCGCATGATGTAAAGGGCGGCGAGCACGATCAAGCCCGAGCCGATGAAGGTGGCGATGCCCGGCGCCTCGCCAAAGAGGATCCAGCCCAGCAGCACCGCCCAGAGGATCCCCGTATAGGAATAGGCCCCGAGGGAGGAGACCTGCGCACTCGCGAAGGCCTCGGTCAGCATCACCTGCGCGATGGCGCCCACCACGCCGATCAGGATCAGCAGCAGCCATTCCTGGCCCATCGGCGTCACCCAGACGAAGGGGAGCGTGAGGGCGGTGAAGCCCGTCATCAGCAGGGATTGCCAGAGCACGATGGTGGTGGAGCGCTCGGTCGCCGAAAGGCTGCGCACCAGCAGCGTGGTGGCGGCTGAGAAGACGCCATGCATGACGGCCACGGCCATGCCGAAGATGATCCAGGGGTCCATCGGCCCCATGAAGGCCCCCTTGCCGAGCGCGATCACCAGGATGCCGACGAAGCCCAACCCCACCGCGCCGAAGCGGTGAATCCCGACCTTCTCGCCCAGCAGCGGAATGGCCAGGAGGGTCACGAAGATCGGCGTGGTGAAGGTCAGCGCCGTCTGCTCGGCAAGCGGCAGGACGGTCAGCGCGAAGAAGGAGCAGGACATGGCCGCCGTGCCGGTCATGGCGCGCAGGACATGCTGTGGAAAGCGCTGTGTCGTGAGGCTCGCCCCACCCCCCATGCGGGTCACGATGAGGAACACCACCGGCAAGGCAAGGATGCTGCGGAAGAACATGATCTCGAAGAAGGGAATGCGCGCCCCCACCAGCTTCACCACCGCACTCATCATGGTGAAGAGCGCGGTGGAAGCGAGCATCAGCAGCGCGCCGCGCTTCGCGTCATGCCTGAGCGCCACGTGCTACCCTTTCCTGCGCGCGGCGCAGCCGCTCGCGATGCAGATTGTAGAGCCCGGCGCAGATCACGATCACGGCGCCAACCAGCGTGGTCCAGGCCGGAATTTCGCCCCAGATGACGAAGCCGAGGGCGAGGCCCCACAGCAGCGGCGTGTATTCCAGGGGCGCGAGCGAGGCGATATTCGCCATGGCATAGCCGCGCGCGAAAAGCAGATGCGCCACGGCATTGGCCGCGCCGAAAAACACCAGCAGCACAAGCCAGCCGCCCGAGGGAAAGATCTCCGGAAAGCCCTGCGGCGGCCAGAGTGCGGCGATGGGCAGCACCAGCAGCCCCAGCGGGATGTGCGTCAGCATCAGCCAGAAGGAGATGCAGGCGGGTGTGTCCGTGCTGGCCAGCATGCGCGTCCAGATGCGGCTCAGCGCCATGCCGCAGACGGCGATGAGCAGCACGCCCGTCTCCCAGCGCCACAACTCGCCACCCGGTTGCAGCATGAAGAGCACGCCGAGGAAGCCGACCGCGCAGGAGGTCCAGCGCCGCCAGCCCACCCGCTCGCCCAGCATCGGAATGGCCAGCAGCGTCATCAGCAGGGGTGATGCGGCGGCCACGGCGTAGCTGTCGGCCAGGCCAAAGCCCGACATCCAGACGAAATACCAAAGGATCGAGACCGAGCAATGCACCACGGAACGCAGGGCAACCAGGCGCGCATTGCGCGGCCAAAGCCCCCGCCCGCCGCTGAGAATGGCGATGGAGGTGGCACCCACGCTGCCGCGCCAAAGCATGGCACCCGCAACGCCGATCAGCGGCAGCGCGAATTTTACCGCCGCATCGGCAAAGGAAATGATGGCATAGCCGAGTGCGGCCAGCATCAGGCCACGCACCGCCGCCTCGCCGCTGGTGGACCGGCCGGGTGGGTCCTTATCCAAGCACGGCTTCCGCCTGCATGCAGGCCGCACCTCCGTGGTCGCGCGTCTCGGCGATCGCGGTGCCGCCCTCGATGCGGGCCAGGACCGAAAGCGCGTTGCCCGCGAAGCAGGGCCGCTTGCCGCGGAAGGCGAAGTGCCTGAGGCGACGATCAGGTGCGGCATCCAGGATGGTCTGCGCCATCAGCGTGGCCTGCAGCGGCCCGTGCACGATCAGGCCGGGATAGCCCTCCTCGCCCGTCACATAGGGCATGTCGTAATGGATGCGGTGGCCATTCCCGGTCAGCGCCGAATAACGGAACAGCAGCAGCGCATCGGGCGTCAGGTCCAGCCGCGCGTCATGCGCGAAATCCGGCGCCGCCTCGGCCGGGCGCACGGCCGCCCCCTCGGCGCCGCGATAGACGATGTCATGCTCCTCGCTCAGCACGTGGCCGCGCGGGCCGGTGATCTCATGCCGGACGGTGACGAAGACGAGCTTGCCGGAGCCACCGGATTTCTCCGAGATGGCGGCAATTGTCGAAACCCGCGTCACCCGGTCATCCGCGCGCAGCGCCTGGGCGTGAAAATCCAGCCGCCCGCCGGCCCACATGCGGCGGGGCAATTCATGCACGGGCGGGAGAAACCCGCCCCGCCTTGGGTGGCCATCCGGCCCCACGCCCGCGGGTGGCCGCCAATCCTGGAACAGCATCCAGTGCCAGAGCGGCGGCACATCCCCGTCCGGAATCGGACGGTCGAGCGTGGCGGCGAGGCCCTCGATCAGCCGGGGGTCAAGGCGGTCCTCACGGGTCTCCGTGCGGCCGAGGAAATCCTGGTAGGTCATCCGGACATCCTTCCCCGCTTGCCGCCGGTGCCGCAACCGGGTTTTCCGCGCATCTGCCATCCCTCCGCCATGTTCCGGGCTTGCAACCGCCATGGCGCGCCGTCAGAACCGCAGCATGGACGCAGCGGAATACGCCCTGATGGACGCGGTCGAGGACCGGATGTGGTGGTATCGCGCCATGCACGGCCACGCCCTGCGCGCGCTGGCCCATTTGCCCGAGGATGCGCGCATCCTCGATGCGGGCTGCGGCACGGGCGGCTTCCTGGCGAGGCTCCGCGCTGCGCATCCGCAGGCGAGGCTGTTCGGCCTGGAATACGCGCAGGAAGCGGCGGCCCGCGCCGCCAGCAAGGCCGGCACCCATGTCGCCGCCGGCACGGTGAACGCCCTGCCCTTCCCCAGCGCCTATTTCGATGCCGTGGTGAGCCTGGATGTCCTCTGCCATGGCGGCGTCGAAGAGGCAGCCGCCCTGGCCGAATTCCGCCGCGTCCTGCGGCCGGGCGGCCTGCTGGTGCTGAATCTGCCGGGCCATGAATGGCTGCGTTCGGCGCATGACCGGCGGGTGCACAATGCCCGCCGCTATGACCGCACCCGCGCGGCGACGCTGCTGGCCGGGGCCGGGTTCGAGAGCCCCGCCTCGCGCCACTGGAATTCCCTGCTGCTGCCGCTCATGATCGTCCAGCGCAAGCTGCGCAAAAGCGATGAGGGCGCGGCCTCGGATGTGGCGCCCTTTCCGCCCTGGCTGGATGCCAGCCTCTATTCCGTCTGCCAGTTGGAGGCGGCGCTGCTGGGCGCCGGGCTTCGCTTTCCGGCAGGCGGCTCCCTCCTCGCCACCGCAACCCGCCCTTCGGATCCCGCATCGCCATGACCGAACACCCCATTGGCCTGAGCATCATCGTCCCCGTCTATCGCGGGGCGAGCACCATCGGGCGCCTGGTGGAGGCTGTCTCCCTGCTCAAGCCCGCCGGCGGAATCGAGATCATCCTCGTCAATGACGGCAGCCCGGATGACAGCGGCGATGTCTGCCGGCGCCTGGCGGAGACAGCGACCGTGCCGCTCACCTATATCGAGCACGCGCGGAATTTCGGCGAGCATAATGCGGTGATGACAGGGCTGCGCCATGCCCGCGGCGCCTATGTCATCAACATGGATGATGATCTGCAAAACCCGCCGGAGGAGGTGATCCGCCTCTATGACCACGCAAGGCTCGGCGGTTGGGACGTGGTCTATACGCGCTACGCCAAGAAGGAGCATGAGGGCTGGCGCAACCTGGGCAGCCGCTTTGCCAACAAGGTGGCGGACAGCCTGCTGGACAAGCCACAGGGGCTCTACCTTTCCTCCTTCCGCTGCATGAGTGCGATGGTGGTGCAGGAAATCACCCGCTATTCCGGCCCCTACCCTTATATTGACGGCCTGATCATGCAGGTGACGCAGCGCATCTCCTCGATCGAGGTCGCGCATTACGCACGCGCCGATGGCGTCTCCAACTACAACATGCGCCGCCTCGTGCGGCTGTGGCTGAACCTCGCCACCAATTTCTCGGTGCTGCCGCTGCGCCTGGCGATCTTCGCCGGTGTGGGCATGGGGGTGCTGGGCTTTGTCCTCGCCATCGTGGTGATCATCGAGGCGGTCTTCTTCAACACGCCCTCCGGCTGGGCCTCCACCATGATGCTGATGCTGCTGATCGCCGGGGTGCAATTCACGATCCTGGGCGTCATGGGCGAATATCTCGGCCGCGCCTTTCTCTCGGCCAATGGCAAGCCGCAGGGTGTCGTGCGCGAAGTGCTGCGCCCGCGCGAAAAGGTGCTGGGCGAATGACGCTGTATTGGGGCGCGCTGATCGCCGCCATCACCTCCTCGCTGATCGGCCAGGTGCTGCTCAAGATGGGGGCCGAGGCGGTGCAGGGCGTCAGCTTCATCAGCCAGATGCTGCGCTGGCAGACCATGCTTGGGCTTTGCTTCTACGGCAGCGGGGCGATGCTCTACATCGCGGCTCTGCGCCGCATCCCGATGAGCGTAGCCCTGCCCTGCACGGCGGCAAGCTATGTGGTGATCGCTGCCATCGGCTGGTATTTCTTCGGCGAGACGCTGGGTACCCAGAAGATCGCCGCCATCGCCCTGATCGCGGCCGGCGTGGTGCTGCTGGCCGCTGCCTGAACGCGACAAGCCGGCGATTGATCCCGCTTCCCGCCCATGGGGGGCGGCGTTATGCGCCGTTGCATGCTCATCCGTGACGCCCGCGATTCCGACCTGCCCGCCATCACCGCCATATACGCCCATTGGGTCACGCATGGGCGCGCCAGCTTCGAGCTGGACCCGCCCGACCTTGCGGAGATGACGCGCCGGCGCGCCACGGTGCAGGCGGGTGGCTATCCGTATCTGGTGGCCGAACACGCGGGCCAGGTGCTGGGCTATGCCTATGCCAGCCTCTACCGCGCGCGGCCTGCCTATCGCTTCACGGTGGAGAACAGCGTCTATGTCCGGCCGGGCGAGGCACGCCAGGGTGCCGGGCGGGCGCTGCTGGATGAACTCGTCACGCGCTGCACGGCCAGCGGCTTCCGGCTGATGATCGCCGTCATCGGCGACAGCGCCAACACAGCCTCCATCCGCCTGCACGGCGCGGCCGGCTTCCAGCACGCGGGGCTGCTGCCCGGCACCGGCTGGAAGCATGGCCAATGGGTGGACACCGTGCTGATGACGCGTGAGCTGGGCGCCGGGCGCGGCACGCCGCCAGGCTGAACGGGCTACAGCAGCCCCTCGCGCCGGAAGCTCGTGTGCGTGCCGTTGCCGAGGATCAGGTGGTCATGCAGCACGATGTCGAGCACGCCGGCCGCGGCCTTCACCTGCTGCGTCATCTCGATATCCGAGCGGCTCGGCGTCGGATCGCCCGAGGGGTGGTTGTGCACCAGGATGAGGGCTGTGGCATGCAGCTCGATGGCGCGCTTCACCACCTCCCGCGGGTAAACCGGCGTGTGGTTCACGGTACCGCGCGCCTGGGCTTCATCGGCAATCAGGCGGTTCCGGCTGTCCAGGAACAACACGCGGAATTGCTCCACCTTCTCGCGCGCGAGGCGGGCGGTCAGGTAGTCCAGCAGCCGGTCCCAATTGTTCAGCACGGGCTGTTCGGCCACCTCGGCCTGCATCATGCGAAGGGCCGCGGCCTGCACCAGCTTCAGCGCGGCGACGCTGTGCGGCCCGAGGCCCCGCGTGGCGAGCAGAGTGTCATTCGGCGCCGCCATGAGCCCCGCGAAACTGCCATACTGGTTGATCAGGGATTTCGCGAGCGGCTTGGTGTCGCCGGTCTTGAAGGCGAAGAACAGCAGCATCTCCAGCACTTCGTAGTCGGCAAGCGCATCCGGGCCGCGATCCAGCAGCTTGTCCCGCATGCGGCCGCGATGGCCGTGCGGGCCGGTGGAAGCAAAGGGCGCTGGATGGCCGCCCCGGGTGAAGGGTTGCGGCGCTTCGGCGAAGCCGCGCGCCGGGGGGCGGAGGGGCGCTTCCGCCTGCACGGCGGCGCGGCGGCCGAACCATTCACGAAGCCAAGCCACGCGCATTCCTTAACCGAATTGCTACCCAAGGTAGCAATTCGGAAAAGAAATTCAATCAATTACCTGTGGCAAGCACCCGCCACACCGCCTCGGGCGTTGCCGGCATCGCCACGTCAGCCCCCACCGCATCGCGGATCGCCGCCATGATGGCCTGGGGGGCGGCGATGCAGCCGGCCTGGCCTGTGCCCTTCACGCCCAGCCCATTGGCGAGCGTCGGCTGATCCTCGCGCAGTTCCACCCGCAGATCCGGCAGATCGGCCGCGCGTGGCATGGCGTAATCCATGAAGCCGGCGGAGAGGAGTTGCGCCGTCTCCGGATCATAGGCGATGCGCTCCATCAGCGCCTGGCCGATGCCCTGCGCCACGCCGCCCATCACCTGGCCGCGCGCCAGCATGGGGTTGAGCAGGCGGCCGTAGTCATCCACCGCCGTGTAGCGCAGCAGCCGGATCTCACCCGTCTCGGGGTCCAGCTCGATCTCGGCCGCGTGGGCGCCATTGGGGAAGGTGACGAGATCCACGCTATGGGCGACTTCACCCTCCAGCGTGCCTTCCTCGGTGGCGATTTCGGCCAGCGTCAGGCCGCGTCCATCGGGAAGGCCGAAGCGGCCGGCCGCATAGTGCAGCGCATCCGGCATGCATTGCAGCAGCCGCGCCGCGACCGAACGCCCATGCGCCAGCAACACGCCCGCCGCCTGGCGCATCGCCTCACCGCCCATATGCAGGCTGCGGGCGCCGCCATGCCCGTTGCCACGCTCGATGCGCGCGGTATCGGCCTGGACATAGCGGATATCGGTGATCGGGATATCCAGCAGATGGGCGATGTATTGCGGAAAGCTCGTCTCATGCCCCTGCCCGTTGGACTGGGTGCCGATGGCAAGTTCCACCAGCCCATCGCTGGAGGCGCGCAGCCGCGCCCATTCGCCCGGCGCACCGCGCGCCGTTTCCAGGAAGCAGGTCAGGCCGAAACCGCGCCGCTTGCCGCGCGCCGCGCTCTCCGCCCGCCGGGCGGCAAATCCGGCGCGATCCGCCAGAACGGCGCATTCATCGAGGCGGGCGGCAAAATCGCCATCACGAATTTGCTGGCCCAGCGCCGTCCGATGCGGATAGGCGCGCACCATGTTCAGCGCCCGCAGCGCCTGCGGGTCACGGCCCGTTTCATGCGCCGCCGCCTCGATCATCATCTCCACGATGAAATTCGCCTCGGGCTTGCCGGCGCCGCGATAGGCCTCCATCGGCGCGGTGTTGCTGAAGGCGCCGCGTGCGGTGAAATGGATGGCCGGGATGTCGTAGCAGCCGCTCAATGCCGTGGCCGGCGTGTGGCTCGCGCAATAGGGTCCGTTGGAGGAGAGATAGGCTCCCATCTCCGAAACCGCATCCACCTCCAGCGCCAGGATGAGCCCTTCGGCGTCCAGCGCCAGCCGCGCCGTCGCATCCATGCCGCGACCATGGGCGGAGGCCGCGAAATCCTCGGCCATTTCCGCCACCCAGCGGATGGGCCGGCGCAGCAGGCGGGCGGCATGCAGCAGCACCACATGCTCGCCAAAGGCCACGTTCTTCACGCCAAACCCGCCGCCCACATCGGGTGCGAGCAGATGCAGCGCCTCGGGCGGGAGGCCCATGGCCGCGCAGATCTGCCCGCGGATGGCGTGCATGTTCTGCCCGTTGAGATGCAGCGTCAGCTGGCCATCCTCCAGCAGCGCCAGCGCCGCGCGCGGCTCGATCGGCGCGCAGGTCACGCGCTGGTTGGGGATGTGTCGCGTGGTGACATGCGCCGCCGCCTGCATGGCTGCCGCAACGGCCGCCGCATCGCCACGGCGCCAGACGAAAGCGAGGTTGCCCGGCACCTCGGCATGGAGCTGCGGCGCGCCTTGGGCCAAGGCGGCGCCAGTCGTGCTGACCGCGTCGAGCGGGGTGTAATCCACCTCGATCAGCTCGGCTGCATCCTCGGCCGCTTCGCGGGTTTCGGCGATGATGCAGGCTACAGCCTCCCCCACATGCCGCACGCGGCCCTGCGCCAGCGCGGGGCGTGGCGGGATGAGCAGCGGACGCTCCGCCTCCAGGATGGGAAGGCAGGGCAGGCTGCCAATGCCACCCGCGCGAAGATCGGCCCCCGTCAGGATCAGCTGCACGCCGGGCACGGCCCGCGCCGCATCCAGCATGATCCCGCCCAACGCGGCATGGGCATGCGGGCTGCGCAGGAAATAGGCCTGCAGCGTGCCCTCCGGCGCGGCCTGGTCGCTCATGTAGCGCCCCTGCCCACGCAGGAAGCGATCATCCTCTAATCGCCGGATGGATTGACCGAACATGCGTGCCTCCCGAAAGCCCCGGGCGGTTTTACGATGAAATGTCGCGCCGCGTCAGGCCGCCCGCATTTCCCCCAGCATGACCGAGAGCTCCGCACGCAGCGCCTCGCCCTCGCCGGCCACGGTATCCGTGCTGCCGGTGAGCTGCGCCACGGCGCGCTGGGCCGCCGCCACACCCTCCCCCACGGCCTGGATCTGCGTCGAGACGGCATCCGTTCCGGCCGCCGCCTCGGCCACATTGCGGGCGATTTCACGCGTGGCGGCCCCCTGCTGCTCCACGGCGGCGGCGATGGCGCCCGCCACCTCATTGATCTCGGCCACCACGGCGCCGATGCCCTGGATGGAGCGCACCGCGGCCCCCGCCGCCGCCTGGATCGCGCTGATCTGCGCGCCGATATCGCCCGTCGCGCGGCCGGTCTGCGCGGCCAGGCTCTTGACCTCGCTTGCCACCACCGCGAAGCCCTTGCCAGCCTCGCCCGCGCGCGCCGCCTCGATGGTGGCGTTGAGTGCGAGGAGATTGGTCTGCCCGGCGATATCGCTGATCAGCCGCACCACTTCGCCAATCCTTTCGGCTGCGCTCGTCAACTCGCGCATGGTCTCATCGGTGCGCTGGGTCTCGTCCAGGGCGCGGCCCGCCACCTGGGCCGCCTGGGCCACCTGGCGGGTGATTTCGCCGACCGAGGCTGCAAGCTCCTCGGCGGCCGCGGCGACCGTCTGCACATTGCCGCTGGCCTGGCCGGCACTGGCGGAAACCTCGCCCGATTGCAGCGCCGTCTGATCGGCGCTTTCGCGCAGGGCATGGGCGGCCCCGCGCAATGCGCCGACCTGCTCGCCCAGCCGTTCCGCCACGCCGCCGATCGAGCCTTCGATCCGCTGTGCCAAAGCGAGTCGCGCGGCACGGCGCTCGCCCTCGGTCGCGAGGCGCTGGGCCTCCGCCGCGCGCTCCAGCGCCTCGGCGCGGGCAGCCTCCAGCCGCATCGCTTCCAGCCCCTGGGCCAGCTTGGCGAACTCGTCGCCTCCCTCGGTGCCCGGCACTTCCGTCGCATAGTCACGCGCCTTCAGCCGTGCCGTGGCCGCATCAAGCCGGGCCAAAGGCCGCAGCACGCGGCGCAGCAGCAGCCAACCCGAGAGAAGCAGCCCCAGCACCGCCGCGATAACGACCGCGAGTGCCACGCCGGCGCGCCACTCGGCCGCCCACACCAGCCCCGCCAGACGTTCCTCGGTGACCAGCGTGGCGGCGTCGCGCACCGCCAGCAGGCCGCCGATCAGGGGTGTGGTGCGCTCGATGAAGGCCGGGCCGCTCATGCGATGGGGCCCGGCTTCGGCCTGGGCATGGGCGAGGTTGCGGAATTCCTCGAAATAGCGCTGCCGCGCCACGTTGATCGCGGCCACCAGCCGAGGTTCCACCCGGACCGTGGGGTCCGCCTCGATCAGGCGCCAGGCGATATCCACCGCACCGCGTGAGGCTTGCACCGTGGCGCGTTCCTCCGGCGTCAGCGCGCGATTGCCGGAGATGACATTGGCCACCGTGCTGCGCTCCCGCCCCGCGGCGTCACGCGCCAGCCAGGAGCCCTGCTTGAGGGTGTTGACCCGCGCCACCATGGGATCAATCGCCCCGCCCTGTTGCAGCAGCGTGGCCCAGATGCCCTGTTGCAGTTCGACGAAGCCGGACATCTCGCGGAAGAAGCCGCCCCGGGCGAATTCGGCCTGGCGTTCCGCCATGGGGCGGGCCAGCTCCGCATCGGCCCGGCTGCGCAGGCTGGCCAGGCGCGTGAGGCCCTGCTCCAGCTCGCGCAGCATGCGCGCCACGTCGCTGCCCTGGCTGCGCTGCATGGCGCCGCGCACCTCCGCCAGCTTGGCATCGAGCTGCTGGCGATGCCGCCCGATCGCGGCCTGGTTGTCAGCCGAGACGGCGGACGCGGCGCCGAGCGCCGCATTCGTGATGGCCCGCTCCAGCAGGAGTTCGAACAACCCCTCATTCAGCCGATTGCCGGCATGGTCCATGCGCAGCGCCTGGGCGGCGGCGCCCCACTCCACCCAGGCGGCGCGAAGCGACAGGCCAGCAGGCACGATGGCGAGGCCCGCAAGCAGCAGGCACCCCCCCAGGATCGGGGCGCGCACGGAGCGCAGAATGGACGACATGCCACACCTCAAAGGGTTCAGAATGTCCGGACCATCCACCGCCGGGCGTGAAAAATCCGCTAACGCCCCGGCCGCGTCGCTTCCGCCAGTCCGAACATGCCGCGCAGGAAGCCGGGCGTGACCATGGCCAGCGGGTTGACCGTCACTTCCGCGTCATCGGGGGGGCCTTGCGCGCGGAAGGTGGCCGCGAAAACGCCGCCGCCGGCTTCGGGGCTGAAAAGGCGGCCGACCAGCGGCAAATTCCCCAGCAGCGTGTTGAAGAAATAGGCCGGCACGATGGTGCCATCGAGGTCCAGGATCACGCGCTCCCGCAGCACCCGCCCACGCGCCGTCAGCCCGAGCGAGGCAGAGAATGCCCGCGCGTCGTTCAGCCGCAGCTCGGTCGCTGAGAGGCTGAAGGGCACCACGGCGCGGCTGAACACCAGGCCCGATCCGCCCTGCACCGCCTCCACCAGCCCAAACAGCGTCATCGCCTGGAGCAGCTTGCCGAGGGCCGGGGCATTGCGGACGGTAAAGCTCTCGAGCTCCGCGGTGCCGGTCAGCGGCACGCCGGGGCGGGATTCGGCGTATTCCGCATTCACCTGCATCCGCCCGCCATCAATGGTGCCGATCAGCCCCATGGCCCGCAGCAAGGCGCCGCCATCCTCGGCGGTGCCGCGCAATTGCCGCGCCTCGCCGCGCGGCGTCATGGTGAGTTCAAAGGCGCCG from Sediminicoccus sp. KRV36 encodes the following:
- a CDS encoding ribbon-helix-helix domain-containing protein; the protein is MRHLRKRSLRLAGHATSIALEPIFWAVLEGEAARRGATLAALIAEQDALRAETGEPLASRLRVFAVSTVTAVHGMDGSDGPA
- a CDS encoding MBL fold metallo-hydrolase, which encodes MNIPFRRDDTLVHGAVEQIAPGVRRVLCNNPGPFTFRGTNTYLIGGGASVAVLDPGPVDADHLAAILAATEGERITHILVSHTHRDHSPGAAPLQAATDAATHAFGPHATPGVESGDHDFQPDVKLHDGVPLDGGDWRVTPIFTPGHCGNHLCFALEGTGILFSADHVMSWSTSVVSPPDGNMRDFMTSLAKLRAREGQDHLYLPGHGPKLPDPMPFLDGLAEHRQRREARIIAALREGGAMAIPALVGQVYGPLDPRLVTAAGRSLLAQLIMLEEDGLARREGEAWRING
- a CDS encoding DMT family transporter; this encodes MALRHDAKRGALLMLASTALFTMMSAVVKLVGARIPFFEIMFFRSILALPVVFLIVTRMGGGASLTTQRFPQHVLRAMTGTAAMSCSFFALTVLPLAEQTALTFTTPIFVTLLAIPLLGEKVGIHRFGAVGLGFVGILVIALGKGAFMGPMDPWIIFGMAVAVMHGVFSAATTLLVRSLSATERSTTIVLWQSLLMTGFTALTLPFVWVTPMGQEWLLLILIGVVGAIAQVMLTEAFASAQVSSLGAYSYTGILWAVLLGWILFGEAPGIATFIGSGLIVLAALYIMRREMIRAAQKRGNTP
- a CDS encoding DMT family transporter translates to MDKDPPGRSTSGEAAVRGLMLAALGYAIISFADAAVKFALPLIGVAGAMLWRGSVGATSIAILSGGRGLWPRNARLVALRSVVHCSVSILWYFVWMSGFGLADSYAVAAASPLLMTLLAIPMLGERVGWRRWTSCAVGFLGVLFMLQPGGELWRWETGVLLIAVCGMALSRIWTRMLASTDTPACISFWLMLTHIPLGLLVLPIAALWPPQGFPEIFPSGGWLVLLVFFGAANAVAHLLFARGYAMANIASLAPLEYTPLLWGLALGFVIWGEIPAWTTLVGAVIVICAGLYNLHRERLRRAQERVARGAQA
- a CDS encoding MaoC family dehydratase N-terminal domain-containing protein, whose protein sequence is MTYQDFLGRTETREDRLDPRLIEGLAATLDRPIPDGDVPPLWHWMLFQDWRPPAGVGPDGHPRRGGFLPPVHELPRRMWAGGRLDFHAQALRADDRVTRVSTIAAISEKSGGSGKLVFVTVRHEITGPRGHVLSEEHDIVYRGAEGAAVRPAEAAPDFAHDARLDLTPDALLLFRYSALTGNGHRIHYDMPYVTGEEGYPGLIVHGPLQATLMAQTILDAAPDRRLRHFAFRGKRPCFAGNALSVLARIEGGTAIAETRDHGGAACMQAEAVLG
- a CDS encoding class I SAM-dependent methyltransferase, which produces MARRQNRSMDAAEYALMDAVEDRMWWYRAMHGHALRALAHLPEDARILDAGCGTGGFLARLRAAHPQARLFGLEYAQEAAARAASKAGTHVAAGTVNALPFPSAYFDAVVSLDVLCHGGVEEAAALAEFRRVLRPGGLLVLNLPGHEWLRSAHDRRVHNARRYDRTRAATLLAGAGFESPASRHWNSLLLPLMIVQRKLRKSDEGAASDVAPFPPWLDASLYSVCQLEAALLGAGLRFPAGGSLLATATRPSDPASP
- a CDS encoding glycosyltransferase family 2 protein codes for the protein MTEHPIGLSIIVPVYRGASTIGRLVEAVSLLKPAGGIEIILVNDGSPDDSGDVCRRLAETATVPLTYIEHARNFGEHNAVMTGLRHARGAYVINMDDDLQNPPEEVIRLYDHARLGGWDVVYTRYAKKEHEGWRNLGSRFANKVADSLLDKPQGLYLSSFRCMSAMVVQEITRYSGPYPYIDGLIMQVTQRISSIEVAHYARADGVSNYNMRRLVRLWLNLATNFSVLPLRLAIFAGVGMGVLGFVLAIVVIIEAVFFNTPSGWASTMMLMLLIAGVQFTILGVMGEYLGRAFLSANGKPQGVVREVLRPREKVLGE
- a CDS encoding SMR family transporter; this encodes MTLYWGALIAAITSSLIGQVLLKMGAEAVQGVSFISQMLRWQTMLGLCFYGSGAMLYIAALRRIPMSVALPCTAASYVVIAAIGWYFFGETLGTQKIAAIALIAAGVVLLAAA
- a CDS encoding GNAT family N-acetyltransferase, whose product is MLIRDARDSDLPAITAIYAHWVTHGRASFELDPPDLAEMTRRRATVQAGGYPYLVAEHAGQVLGYAYASLYRARPAYRFTVENSVYVRPGEARQGAGRALLDELVTRCTASGFRLMIAVIGDSANTASIRLHGAAGFQHAGLLPGTGWKHGQWVDTVLMTRELGAGRGTPPG
- the radC gene encoding DNA repair protein RadC → MAWLREWFGRRAAVQAEAPLRPPARGFAEAPQPFTRGGHPAPFASTGPHGHRGRMRDKLLDRGPDALADYEVLEMLLFFAFKTGDTKPLAKSLINQYGSFAGLMAAPNDTLLATRGLGPHSVAALKLVQAAALRMMQAEVAEQPVLNNWDRLLDYLTARLAREKVEQFRVLFLDSRNRLIADEAQARGTVNHTPVYPREVVKRAIELHATALILVHNHPSGDPTPSRSDIEMTQQVKAAAGVLDIVLHDHLILGNGTHTSFRREGLL